One Sulfurimonas sp. C5 genomic region harbors:
- a CDS encoding RNA pseudouridine synthase, whose amino-acid sequence MATEKAYKLLAQQEGVSNSQAKSMIDRGLVYVGNKKVMIARGDIDVKTIFRVQKVEKPVILFENDDLVVVDKPAFVNSDEIERQFKGARLLHRLDRETSGVLMLVKNEEFREKAVKEFAKDNVYKEYIAWLEGILTEPTIVDKPIVTQKKNNKAYSNVSPKGKPAKSEFYPEEVSAKKTKAKIIIHHGRTHQIRVHARYIEHPIIGDEQYGGRRAKRVMLHAHKVKLLGMEFTSPEPKIFKTFE is encoded by the coding sequence ATGGCAACTGAAAAAGCATATAAACTTTTAGCACAACAAGAGGGAGTTTCAAATTCTCAGGCAAAATCGATGATCGACCGCGGTCTGGTATATGTAGGGAATAAGAAAGTGATGATTGCCCGTGGTGATATAGATGTAAAGACAATTTTTCGTGTGCAAAAAGTTGAAAAGCCAGTAATTCTTTTTGAAAATGATGATCTTGTTGTTGTTGACAAACCTGCGTTTGTAAATTCAGATGAGATAGAGAGACAATTTAAAGGTGCTAGACTACTTCACAGACTTGATCGTGAAACAAGTGGTGTATTAATGCTTGTAAAAAATGAGGAATTCCGTGAAAAAGCGGTCAAAGAGTTTGCTAAAGATAATGTATATAAAGAGTATATTGCATGGTTGGAAGGGATTCTAACTGAGCCTACAATTGTAGATAAACCGATTGTTACTCAAAAGAAGAATAATAAAGCATACTCAAATGTTTCTCCAAAAGGAAAACCTGCAAAATCAGAGTTTTATCCTGAAGAGGTAAGTGCAAAAAAGACAAAAGCAAAAATAATTATTCATCACGGAAGAACTCACCAGATTCGTGTTCATGCAAGATATATTGAGCATCCGATTATCGGTGATGAGCAATACGGCGGACGCCGTGCAAAAAGGGTGATGCTTCACGCTCATAAGGTAAAGCTTCTTGGTATGGAGTTTACATCACCTGAGCCAAAAATATTTAAGACGTTTGAATAG
- a CDS encoding DUF429 domain-containing protein, whose translation MNSLYIGIDLAWGEKNFSGFCVTQQEGNKLKILELKLLKSIDEIVQEITKYEDYKVHIGVDAPLVVPNETGNREIEKDFNKDFAKYKISMLPANKKLLTKYSPKIRSIELFDKLSQLGFQRDFKHNKVIFEVYTHSTIAMCFNNHKILPYKRKKGRDSDFIKQQLGIYKKYLLQVFKKHKILETELDSLKGQKLKDHEDILDSLTCAYCMWYCRENDFAYYQVEGVNTFITPVSKWKVYIVKCSDDTLYTGITTDLEKRVDEHNHSTKGAKYTKVRRPVELVYYENRTDRVDASKREYEIKQMNRQEKLELINV comes from the coding sequence TTGAATAGTCTATATATAGGCATAGACCTCGCTTGGGGAGAAAAAAACTTCTCAGGCTTTTGTGTGACACAACAAGAGGGAAACAAATTAAAGATTTTAGAGCTTAAACTGCTCAAATCGATTGATGAAATAGTTCAAGAGATTACAAAGTACGAAGATTATAAAGTTCATATAGGTGTGGATGCTCCTTTAGTCGTTCCTAATGAAACAGGTAACCGGGAGATCGAAAAAGATTTCAATAAAGACTTTGCAAAATATAAAATTTCGATGCTTCCCGCCAATAAAAAACTACTTACAAAATATTCCCCAAAGATCAGAAGCATAGAATTATTTGATAAACTTTCTCAGCTTGGCTTTCAAAGAGATTTTAAACATAATAAAGTGATCTTTGAAGTCTATACACACTCCACAATTGCAATGTGTTTTAATAACCATAAAATCCTTCCCTATAAAAGAAAAAAAGGCAGAGATAGCGATTTTATAAAACAACAACTTGGAATTTATAAAAAATATCTTCTACAGGTTTTTAAAAAACACAAGATATTAGAGACAGAACTGGACTCACTGAAAGGGCAGAAGTTAAAAGATCACGAAGATATTTTAGATTCACTTACCTGTGCATATTGTATGTGGTATTGCAGGGAGAATGACTTTGCGTATTATCAGGTAGAAGGAGTAAACACTTTTATAACTCCTGTAAGTAAGTGGAAAGTATATATAGTCAAATGTAGTGACGATACTCTCTATACTGGAATTACCACAGACTTGGAAAAAAGAGTTGATGAGCATAATCATTCTACCAAAGGTGCAAAATATACAAAAGTAAGACGCCCTGTTGAACTCGTATACTATGAAAATCGTACTGACAGAGTCGATGCAAGTAAAAGAGAATATGAGATAAAACAGATGAACCGTCAAGAAAAATTGGAGCTAATCAATGTTTAA
- a CDS encoding YaiI/YqxD family protein, with protein MFKIFVDGDAFPNLLKPILLKQIERLHITTIVVSNKKINIGKSEFVEYLIVDAGADEADNKIVEMLQEGDLVITADIPLADRTISNNAHAIDHRGELYSVDNIKQYLAMRNLMEKIRESGEITKGPKPFSVKDAELFANQINAFLSKYVKQ; from the coding sequence ATGTTTAAAATATTTGTCGACGGAGATGCATTTCCAAATTTACTCAAGCCCATACTGTTAAAACAGATCGAACGTTTGCATATTACAACAATAGTGGTCTCAAATAAAAAGATTAACATTGGAAAATCAGAATTTGTAGAGTATCTGATCGTAGATGCAGGTGCAGATGAAGCTGACAATAAAATAGTAGAGATGTTGCAAGAAGGTGATTTGGTAATTACTGCCGATATTCCACTTGCAGATAGAACTATATCCAATAATGCGCATGCGATAGATCATAGAGGTGAACTCTATAGCGTCGATAATATTAAACAGTATCTTGCTATGAGAAATTTAATGGAGAAAATTCGTGAGAGCGGAGAGATAACAAAAGGTCCAAAACCTTTTTCTGTCAAAGATGCAGAGCTGTTTGCCAACCAGATTAACGCTTTTTTATCGAAATATGTAAAACAATGA
- a CDS encoding M48 family metallopeptidase gives MNNLKYLGHYPLTVQQQVQKLIEANKLESYLTNKYPIPHNYKNDKALFLYVQDIKNEFMKKTSPLSKAVYDGKINVIHNALGTHHFVSRVQGSKLKAKNEIRIASLFKSVPEEFLQMIIVHELAHFKEKEHNKAFYKLCEHMFAQYHQTEFDLRLYLTHMDMSGKIAVWS, from the coding sequence ATGAATAACTTAAAATATCTGGGACATTATCCCCTAACTGTACAACAACAAGTACAAAAGTTAATAGAGGCAAATAAACTAGAGAGCTATTTGACAAATAAATATCCAATACCGCACAACTATAAAAATGACAAAGCGCTGTTTTTGTATGTACAAGATATTAAAAATGAGTTTATGAAAAAGACATCTCCACTAAGTAAAGCAGTATATGATGGAAAAATAAATGTTATTCATAATGCTTTAGGAACACATCATTTTGTTTCCCGTGTGCAAGGTTCAAAACTAAAAGCAAAAAATGAGATACGGATCGCATCTTTATTTAAAAGTGTACCTGAAGAATTTTTGCAGATGATAATTGTACATGAACTCGCACATTTTAAAGAAAAAGAACATAATAAGGCTTTTTATAAACTGTGTGAACACATGTTTGCTCAGTATCATCAGACAGAGTTCGATCTGCGACTCTATCTGACACATATGGATATGTCGGGTAAAATAGCTGTTTGGAGCTAA
- the ffh gene encoding signal recognition particle protein translates to MFGTLTDSFTNAIKKIRFHDDEKALTKALNELKKSLLKADVNHKVVKELISSVEYKTKEKGIGKDQFLEALRETLTDLLEVGGNKGFVFAPNPPTVILMTGLQGSGKTTTTGKLANYLKNKKKKVLIVAADLQRLAAVEQLRQITAQIEVELYEDEATKNPVEVVKSALEYANSKIYDVVLIDTAGRLAIDDELMEELENVKKVASPDEIFYVADSLTGQDAVRTATTFKEKIGIDGVILSKYDGDSKGGVALGLSSQVEVPLRFIGLGEKMEDLEVFLPERIVNRLMGLGDIEGLAEKTANVIDEKKAKHLTKKIQKGKFNFNDFIEQMEAMKKMGSMSSIMGMIPGMGGMSKAIKDFDFDNSSELKNIRAMVSSMTLKEREDPDLLNNSRKERIAKGCGLTVVEVNRMIKQFKNAGKMAKKFSGKNGMKQLQSLMGQMGGPGGMGGFGGMPR, encoded by the coding sequence ATGTTTGGTACTTTAACAGATAGTTTTACAAATGCGATCAAAAAGATCCGTTTTCATGATGATGAAAAAGCTTTAACAAAAGCGTTAAATGAGCTTAAAAAATCTCTATTAAAAGCGGATGTAAATCATAAAGTTGTAAAAGAACTTATTTCAAGTGTTGAGTATAAAACAAAAGAGAAAGGGATTGGAAAAGACCAATTCTTAGAAGCACTTCGTGAGACATTAACTGATCTACTTGAAGTTGGTGGTAATAAAGGTTTTGTATTTGCACCAAATCCTCCAACTGTAATTTTAATGACAGGTTTGCAAGGATCTGGTAAGACAACAACTACCGGTAAACTTGCAAACTATCTTAAAAATAAAAAGAAAAAAGTACTTATCGTTGCAGCCGACCTACAGCGTTTGGCAGCGGTTGAACAACTTCGTCAAATTACTGCTCAAATTGAAGTAGAATTGTATGAAGATGAAGCTACTAAAAATCCTGTAGAAGTTGTAAAGTCTGCACTTGAATATGCAAACTCTAAAATTTATGATGTAGTTTTAATAGATACGGCAGGACGTCTGGCAATTGATGACGAGCTTATGGAAGAGCTTGAAAACGTTAAAAAAGTAGCTTCACCTGATGAGATTTTTTATGTAGCAGATTCTTTAACTGGTCAAGATGCAGTAAGAACAGCAACTACATTTAAAGAAAAAATTGGAATTGATGGTGTTATCCTTTCAAAATATGACGGTGATTCTAAAGGTGGTGTAGCACTTGGTCTTTCATCTCAGGTTGAAGTGCCATTAAGATTCATCGGTCTCGGTGAGAAGATGGAAGATTTAGAAGTTTTCCTGCCTGAGCGTATTGTTAACCGTTTAATGGGTCTTGGAGATATCGAAGGACTTGCGGAAAAAACTGCAAATGTAATCGATGAGAAAAAAGCAAAACATTTAACAAAGAAAATCCAAAAAGGGAAATTTAACTTCAACGACTTCATCGAACAGATGGAAGCGATGAAAAAAATGGGTTCAATGAGTTCTATCATGGGTATGATTCCTGGTATGGGTGGAATGAGTAAAGCGATCAAAGATTTTGACTTTGATAACTCTTCAGAACTTAAAAACATTAGAGCAATGGTTAGTTCAATGACTCTAAAAGAGAGAGAAGACCCGGATCTATTAAACAACTCAAGAAAAGAGAGAATTGCAAAAGGGTGTGGTTTAACTGTTGTAGAAGTAAACCGTATGATCAAACAATTTAAAAATGCCGGAAAAATGGCGAAAAAATTCTCAGGCAAAAACGGTATGAAACAACTTCAATCACTTATGGGACAAATGGGTGGTCCTGGTGGAATGGGTGGTTTTGGCGGTATGCCTAGATAA
- the rpsP gene encoding 30S ribosomal protein S16, with protein MTVIRLTRMGRKKRPFYRIAVTDSRKRRDGGWIELIGHYNPMNEEKTLVVDNERLDYWLSVGAKMSDRVKKITGR; from the coding sequence ATGACAGTAATTAGACTTACTCGTATGGGAAGAAAGAAAAGACCATTTTACCGTATCGCGGTAACTGACAGCCGTAAACGTAGAGATGGTGGTTGGATCGAGTTAATTGGACACTACAATCCAATGAACGAAGAGAAAACTCTAGTAGTTGATAACGAAAGATTAGATTACTGGTTAAGCGTTGGTGCTAAAATGAGTGATCGCGTTAAAAAGATTACTGGTAGATAA
- a CDS encoding KH domain-containing protein, which produces MITDFVAQFAKLLASYPEDVKVEMVEGDEVTEIVLYANQADIGKLIGKSGKMIGAIKTVISGCKAKDGVSYRINVEPIE; this is translated from the coding sequence ATGATAACTGATTTTGTCGCACAATTTGCAAAACTTTTAGCTTCATATCCTGAAGATGTAAAAGTGGAAATGGTTGAAGGCGACGAAGTGACAGAGATAGTTCTCTATGCTAACCAAGCTGATATCGGTAAACTTATTGGTAAAAGCGGTAAGATGATAGGTGCTATTAAAACTGTTATCTCTGGCTGTAAAGCTAAAGATGGTGTGAGTTACAGAATAAATGTCGAACCAATTGAATAA
- the rimM gene encoding ribosome maturation factor RimM (Essential for efficient processing of 16S rRNA) — translation MNKLLHIATLGKTVGIKGDMKLHIQSDFPEQFVDGASFLINKNDKVVLSDVDLERGIVKVNNINNPEDAKKFTNAKLYTTYEETRKNCHLEDGEYFFFDLEDCEVYEDGKLLGKVHEVERLNITNYLVIDTNESLVKEGHPKRFLIPFIEPFKKDVDIDNKKITVSGAIDILEAS, via the coding sequence TTGAATAAATTACTTCACATTGCCACTCTTGGCAAAACTGTCGGTATTAAAGGGGATATGAAACTTCATATTCAGTCTGATTTTCCGGAGCAGTTTGTAGATGGGGCAAGTTTTTTAATCAATAAAAACGACAAAGTTGTTCTTAGTGATGTGGATTTAGAAAGAGGGATTGTAAAAGTTAATAACATTAACAACCCTGAGGATGCTAAAAAGTTTACAAACGCAAAACTTTATACAACTTATGAAGAGACAAGAAAAAATTGTCATCTTGAAGATGGTGAATACTTTTTCTTTGATTTAGAAGATTGTGAAGTTTATGAAGATGGAAAGCTTTTAGGTAAAGTTCACGAAGTTGAACGTCTAAATATTACAAACTATTTAGTAATTGACACAAATGAGTCATTGGTAAAAGAGGGACATCCAAAAAGGTTTTTAATTCCTTTTATTGAACCGTTCAAAAAAGATGTAGATATAGATAACAAAAAAATCACTGTCAGTGGTGCTATTGATATCTTAGAAGCTTCGTAA